The Agrobacterium vitis sequence CTGCGTGACACATTTCGGCCTAAGGGCGGGTGAGCGAGCAGAGCAGGCTAGGGCGATTTTGGGAGGTGAATGGCTTGGACCATTGCTGGAGGCAGATGCTCCCATTGCGGTCGCAGCCGACTTGAACGCTGTGCCGAATTCCAAAGCTTTCAAACTCTTGACGGCAAGATTGGCCGATGCCACGAAAGCTAACCTCAAGTCCGATAATCTCAGTCGGCCGAAGCCGACATTTCCATCTCGGTTTCCATTCCTGCGGCTGGACCACATTCTGACATCAGGTGGATTGAATATCCTTGACGCACGGGTCATCGACACACCTTTGGCACGTCAAGCGTCTGATCATCTGCCGCTCCTTGTTACGATGCAAATTTGACTGCGCGTCGATTAATACTCCATTAGTTCCATAATGTTGATTATCAATTTTAATAATTTGACCAGGTGGGTTCATCCTTGAAATGCGAAGGGATATCCACCCCTCGCATTTCGATTTTCCCAGGCATGAGCTGAGCTCGCTCAAGACCACAAACGGGCGTGCCTGTTGACATCCTTGTATAGCAGATAGCGGAACCTGCCGGGACCGCCAGCGTAGCAGGCTTGTGGGCAGAAGGCGCGCAACCACATGAAGTCACCGGCCTCGACCTCAACCCAGTCGTCGTTCAGTCGATAGACGGCTTTGCCTTCCAGGACATAGAGGCCGTGTTCCATCACATGGGTTTCCATGAACGGAATGATGCCGCCAGGTTGGAAGCTGACGATATTCAGGTGGAAGTCATAGCGGATATCATTTGGATCGATGAACCGGGTCGTCCCCCAGGCGCCGCCGGTGTTCGGCATCATGGCAATCTCATGCTCGTCTTCATGGGTGAAGATTGCTGGTGGTGGCTCCAATCCGTCTACCGGTTGGAATGTCTTGCGAACCCAATGGAATTTTGTCGGAGCATCGCTGGTGTTGAGAACTGTCCACGTCGATCCGGCCGGCAGAAAAGCGAAAGACCCGGCACGAAGATTATGCGCAGCTGAGCCAAGTGTAAGCGTGAACGCACCTTCGACAACAAAAATGGCTGTTTGCGCATTGGCATCCGGTTCCGGTCGCGTGCTGCCCCCTCCCGGTTGGATTTCCATCACGTATTGCGAAAAGGTTTCGGAAAATCCAGTCATGGGTCTGGCGATAATCCAGGCGCGGGTCTTTTCCCAATGCGGAAGAAGACTGGTGACGATGTCGCTCATCACGCCCTTTGGAATGACGGCATAGGCGGTTTTGAAAACGGCCTTGCCAGAAAGCAACTGGGTTTGAGGCGGCAGGCCCCCGTAATTTGTGAAATAGCTGTTCTCGGTCATGCGATGCGGCCTCGGCTTTGCTCCGGATGGTTTCCTTTGTCTTGTATCGCATAAACGCAACAACAGGAATCGCGACGCGCTGCCTTTTTCTTCTGAAAACAGGCTTTGCACGATATAGGTCTTGGATAACTGTCCATTTTCAGACTGAAAATTCCATGAAATCGCCGAATCTGCGCCTTGAAACAGTCGGCTTACGGCGCCATCTTCAGTCCAACCCGTGGTCCGGGCCCCTCTGGCAGCAGCCGCCGGCGCTTCTGCGATGTCGGACCGTTTTCGACACATGCGCCGGCATAGGATTGTAGCCATGGTCTTGGTTTTGCCAGCTGGTTCACGCGCTTATTTTCATTTCAATTGCTTGTCATCGATGGCGATAAACATGTCATACCGCGCCGGGCGTGACTGCCGTTACCGCACCCCCGCCCCTAAGCTTTTGAATATCGTGCGCTAGGAGCAGGGTTGTGTTTACGGAAATCTTTGCGACTCTGATCAGCTTTTTTCTTATCGACCCGATAGAGGCGGATCTTCGCAGTCGCCTGGCGTCGATGAATGCATCGGCAACTACAATAGAACAGGCGCAAACATGCGTGCGAGATTCAGCTCCCAAATTATTACAACAGGCGCTCGATAGCCCAAGCTGGGCTGTGCGTTCTGGCTTACAGATTTCTTTAGGCTGGACTACGCCGGTTGCGGTTGTTTCGGAAATTTCACCGGAGTGTCGGACCGCCCTTTCATTGCTTGGATCTGAGACCGGCGGCGATGTATAGACGATTTGAACAAGGACAAGTTATGACAAAACTTCACGACAGAGGACATGCGATGGTTCAGAGCGTTTCAGGGCCGGATTGGTGCCCAAAGGACGATACCACCTTCACAATCCGTGCCCGTCGGAATGTTCTGGCTGGGTTCTGGGCCGGAGAGCGCCTGGGATTGCGCGGCCAGGATTTGGTGCTTTACGCCCAGGCGCTGCATGTAGAGGATCATCGATTGCCCGGTGATCTCGATCTTGTTGAAAAACTTCATGCAGATTTCGCATCGGCTCAGCTGGCTATCAGCACAGCCGATATTCACGTTGTGTTGCGCTCCTCGCATCAGCAAGCGCTGCGGGATAGCGGTTGTACGGATTAATATGATGATGATGTCTCGACAGCAGGGTCCTGCCGCAAGTGACGACATTGTGCGGGGCTCCGGGTTTCTGCTGGAAGTGCTGGAAACTGCTCGTTTGCGTGGTGGTATTTCCATCGGTGAACTGATCGGTCGGCGGGGTCGAATTGGGATAGCCTTCACCTTGCTGGTGCTTTGCCTGCCGACCCTTGTCCCCCTGCCCGGTCCTTTCGGAATGGTTTTCGGCACCTGCCTGGCATTCGTTGCCGTGCAAATGCTGTATGGCGCAGACCGGATCTGGCTTCCGGACTTCATTGCGCGGCAAACCGTGTCGCTCAAGGTCGTGGAAACAATGGTGCGGCTCGGACGGCCCTGGGTGCTGAAACTCGAGAGCTGGCTGATCGCCGGGCGTCTTCCGTTTCTCACCGGCAAGACGGCACGAATGATCCTGGCGCTGCCGATTCTCGTGCTGGCGGTTCTGATCTCCCTGCCAATTCCTTTTGGCAATACCGCTCCAGCGCTTGCAATTGTTCTTATCGCTATCGCTCTTGCAGAACGAGACGGCCTTGTGGTGATTTTTTCACTCTTCGTTGCCGCTGGTGCCGGTGTCGTGACCTATTATCTTGTCACCGCCGCTGGAAACCTGCTGACCTGGGCGTTTTAGCGGGTCTACCGATGGTGAAGGAGATTACCGCTATTTCGCCATCGGTACGAATAGTCCGAGCTTGATATCCCGCAGCACGACATTGGTATGCATTCGGCGTATTTGCGGGTTTTCGGCCATGATAAGGGCAGCGATATCGTCGTAATGCTCAACGTCACGGGCGGTGATGATTGCAATCAAATCGACCTGACCCGTGACATAGTAAACCTGCTGAATGTGATCCTGCCGTTCCGACCAGGTGCGAAAGCGGGCGAGCGCATCGTAATTGTCGCGCTCGATCTCCATGCCGACGATAAATACCATAGGATGGCCGGTCATTTTGCGGTCAACCACCGCCACTTCGCTTTTGACGATCCCTTCTTCCCGCAGCCGTTTCAGACGTCTTTGGACCGCCGATAGAGAAAGCCCGATCTGTTCGGCAATAATCTCTGCCTTCAGCTGACAATTTCGCTGAATGATATCGATGATCTGGCGATCGAACCGATCCAAATGGTCCATATGGCTGATCCTCCAAGGGTGCGTTTCACGCTCTTTTTCCAGGGATTAACCGCTTTATGCAAGGATTTTCTGCGGTAATTATGCAGTCTGGTTCGAAATTGCGCGCATAAACTGCGCGGATAAGCCATTATTGTGCCAAGCAATTTGAAGACTGGAACCTGTATGACAGATGGCGGCGGTTTCGCCCTTGAGGTGGAAGACATCCACAAGAGCTTCGGCGCGCATGCGGTTCTGAAGGGCCTATCGTTGCGTGCCGCAAAAGGCGACGTTATTTCGATCATTGGGTCCTCCGGGTCTGGAAAAAGCACGTTCCTGCGCTGCATCAACTTCCTGGAAATGCCGGATCGAGGGCGTATCGTTGTCAATGGCGAAGAGATTGCCATCAAGATTGGGCGGCGTGGTGAGCCACGGCCCGCCAGTTGGCGTCAGGTCGAGCGGTTGCGGACCGGACTTGGGATGGTGTTTCAAAATTTCAATCTCTGGGCGCATCGCACAGTTTTGGAGAATGTTATCGAAGCGCCGGTGCATGTGATGGGCGTCAAGCGCGCGGAAGCCATCGAACGTGCCGAAGCGTTGCTGCATAAGGTTGGTCTTTACGATAAGCGCGATGCCTATCCGGCTTTCCTCTCGGGCGGGCAGCAACAACGTGCGGCTATAGCGCGGGCGCTCTGCGTTGAACCTGCCGTCATGTTATTCGATGAGCCAACATCGGCGCTCGATCCGGAATTGGTCGGTGAGGTCCTGAAGGTCATTCGGGATCTGGCCGAGGAAGGCCGCACCATGCTGATCGTCACCCATGAGATGCGCTTTGCCCGCGATGTTTCCAGCCATGTCCTGTTTTTGCATCAGGGCCGGATTGAGGAGCAGGGACCGCCTGAACAGGTCTTCGGCAATCCGTTCAGCGACCGGTGTCGAGAATTTACCGGCGGGATCGGCGCCTGACTGCATCTTTGAAAATTTTGAATTCAACCTGGAGAAAGTTTTCTATGAAATTCTTCCCGCTGCTGTTGGCCAGCGCTGCCTTTGCCTTTTCCGCTTTTTCGGCGCAGGCCGATGTGCGTTTTGGTGTTATGAATGAATCCTATCCGCCCTTCTTCGCCAAGGATGCGAGCGGCAAATGGCAGGGTTGGGAAATTGACCTGATGGACGCTGTTTGCGCTGAGATGAAGGAGAAGTGCTCTATCGTCGAACTGTCCTGGGATGGGTTGATCCCGGCTTTGGGCGCCAAGAAGTTCGACGTGATCTGGTCTTCCATGTCGATTACCGATGAGCGTAAAAAGGTGATCGATTTCACAGATAAATATTACAATACCCCCAGCCGGCTGATCGGTATGAAGGACATGAAGCCTGGCGCCAGCGCTGATGACGTCAAGGGCAAGACCATCGGTATTCAGGTATCCACCATTCAGTCTGAATATTACAAAAAGTATTTTTCCAAGGTTGCCTCGGAAAAGACCTACCAAACGCTGGATGAAGCCTTTCAGGACCTGTCCGCTGGACGGATCGATTACGTCTTCGGCGATTCCATCGTGCTCGACACTTTTGTCAAGAGTGATGCCGGCAAGGATTGCTGCGCCAATATGGGCGATGTCGCCGATGATGCCGCGGTGCTTGGTTCAGGCGTGGGTGGCGGTTTGCGCAAGGACGATACCGCTTTGAAGGCAAAGCTGAATTCGGCGCTGGCCGCTGTCCGGGCCAGCGGCAAATATGATGAGATCACCAAGAAATATTTCGATTTCAACATCTATGGTAAGTAAACGGAAACTTACGTAAATGGCAGTTTCCCCGAGCATATTCGATCTGCTTTCTCCCTATCCCCCCGGATGGGGCGGAACGCTGCTATGGGGTGCCGGGGCAACGCTTATCATTTCGGCGGGGGCTTTTCTGATAGGGCTGGTGATTGGGATTGGCGGGGCTTTGGGCAAGCTGTCTGGCAACCGCCTGCTGCTCGGATTGCTCGATGTCTACACGACAGCGGTGCGCGCCGTGCCGGAACTGATCCTGATCGTCGGTCTTTATTATGCAGGCACCGATGGACTTAACCGACTATTGCAGGCATTTGGCATGCCAATGGTTGAAGTCAATGGATTGATTGCGGCGATTGCGGTTCTGGGTGTGGTCCAAGGTGCTTACATGACTGAAGTGCTCAGGGGGGCTATCCTGGCGATCCCGGTTGGTCAAAGTGAGGCGGCAAAAGCCTTCGGCATGTCGCCGCTTCTGCGGTTTCGTAGGGTTACTTTGCCGGCGCTGCTGCCCAACGCCCTGCCTGGCCTTGCCAATTTGTGGATGGCTGTCACCAAGGATAGCGCGCTTGTTGCCGTTGTCGGCTATCAGGAACTGGCGCTTGCGACCCGGCTGGCGGGGGCGAGTACCAAGCATTATTTCCTGTTTTTCCTGGCTGCCGCCCTGCTCTATCTCGCCATCACTCTCGTTTCCAACCTGTTCTTCAAGCTGATCGAGCGCCGGGTACGGCGTGGTCAGCCGCTGCTGTCCTAGGAGATGTGATGGATTTCTCCTGGATAGGCAATTACTGGCCGTTGCTGCTCACCGGAGCATGGCAAACGCTTGCATTGCTGGTGATTTCGGTCGTTCCCGGATTCGTAATGGCCATTGGCCTCGCCTTTGCGCAGGTCAGCGGCGGACCGGTCGCGCGTGTCCTTGCGCGCGGCTATTCGACGTTTTTTCGTGGTACGCCGCTATTGATTCAGCTCTGGTTGCTTTATTACGGCGTCGGATCATTGCTGCCGATGATCCCGGGCATTCGTCAAAGTCTGATCTGGCCGCTGCTACGGGAAGGATTTTTCTTTGCGGCGGTCAGTTTCACGCTCAATTACGCGGCTTATGAGGCCGAAGTTTTGCGCGGCGCATTGCTGGCCGTGCCTAAGGGCGAACTTGAGGCGGGCCGTGCTTTCGGCATGGGACGCTTCACGCTCATTCGGCGTGTCTGGTTGCCGCGTGCTATCCGCATCGCCCTCCCCACCATTGCCGGGGAAGTGGTCATGCAGTTGAAGGCGACCCCCCTCGCCTTTACCGTGACGGTTATGGATCTCTATGCGGTTGCCTACAAGGTGCGCCAGGATACGCTGCTCGTCTATGAGCCGCTGATCGTCGTTACCCTCTTCTATCTCGCTCTTACCGCGATCATTGCCCGTTGCTTCCGGGTGGTCGAGGCGCAGGTTCCAATCCGGCGATAACCAACAGGACTATATGTATGACAAAGGTTCGTATTCTCGACGGCGGCATGAGCCGTGAACTTCTTCGGCTCGGTGCGGAGTTGAAGCAGCCGGAATGGTCGGCGCTGGCCCTGATTGATGCGCCTGACATCGTTCGCCAGGTGCATGCGGAATTCATTGCGGCGGGTGCGGATGTGGTGACCACCAACAGTTACGCACTGGTGCCGTTTCACATTGGCGAAGAACGGTTTCGGAGTGAAGGCCCGTCGCTGATTGCCTTGTCGGGTGAGTTGGCACGGCAGGCGGCGGATGCCTCGGGTCGAAAGGTGCTCGTGGCCGGGTCTTTGCCACCGATCTTCGGTTCCTATGAGCCGCAGAATTTCGATCCTTCGAGAGTTGATGCCTATCTCAATGTCCTCGTCGCCAACCTTGCGCCCTTCGTCGATGTGTGGCTTGGAGAAACCCTCAGCCTGATCGCCGAAGGCGAAGCCGTTCAAAAAGCGGTTGCAGCAACAGGCAAGCCCTTCTGGATTTCGTTTACACTGGCCGATGAAGCGGGACAGGACGCTGGAGGTCAACCGAAGCTTCGCTCCGGCGAACTGGTTGAGGATGCGGCTCTTTGGGCGGCTGGCTCTGGCGCATCGGCGCTGCTGTTCAATTGCAGCAAGCCGGAAGTGATGAAGGCGGCCGTGGATGTGGCGGCAGCAACATTCCGGGAAAAAGGTGTTTCTCTGGACATCGGTGTCTATGCCAATGCCTTTGAAGGTGAGCAGGGGGAGGCCGCAGCGAATGAAGGCCTGCATGAGACCCGCGCCGACCTGACCGACGATGCCTATTGCCGCTTTGCCTGCGATTGGGCCGATGCGGGTGCGACGATGATTGGCGGGTGCTGCGGCATTGGCGCGGCGCATATACACCAATTGTCCAAGGCTCTGTCTGCGTAGACTAACCGTCTACACCCCGGGTCGGGCCTTGCGCATGATCCAGAGAAAGGCAAGGCATCCGGCGAGACCTGTGACGATGCCAATCGGCATGTCCTCCGGTGCAACGGCCAGTCTTGCCACGAGATCGGCGAGGATCAGCACCAATGCGCCCGTCAGCGCCGAGAGCGGCAGGACGCGGACATTGTCTGATCCTGCCAGTGCTCGCACCATATGGGGAACCATCAGGCCGACAAAGCCGATGGCACCTGAAAAAGCGACCATTGTCCCTGTTATCAGGGCCGAGATCACAAACAGCGTCAGGCGAAACCGAGCGACGGGTACGCCCAGGGTCGCCGCCGTCTCATCGCCCATGGCCAAGGCATTCAGCAAGCGCGCATTGGGCAGGAGATAGCAAAGTCCACCGGCGAGCACGGCGGCGGGGTAAATCAGATGCTGCCATTGGGCAAGGCCGAGCCCACCCAGCATCCAGAAGGTCACGGTTTGGGTGGCGCGGGGATCTCCGAGAAAGACCAGGAGATTGCCGAGCCCGGTAAAGAAAAACCCGACAATCACGCCCGACAGCACCAGCCGGTCGGCCTGAAGGCTGCGGGTCAATCCGGCTACCAGTCCCACCGTGGCGGTGGCGAGCAGCGCCCCGCCAAATGCGAAAAGCGGTACGGTCAGCAGTCCGAAGACCATGCCGGTATGCAGCAAAGCGAGGATTGCACCGAAGGCAGCGCCGGAGGAGACGCCGAGCAGATGCGGATCGGCGAGTGGATTGCGGGTCGCTGGTTGTAGCACCGCCCCGGTTAGCGCCAGCCCAGCCCCGACAAGTCCACCGAGTAGCACGCGTGGAAATCGAACATCCCAGACGATGCTCACTCGCCCCGCTGGCCAATCCACCGTAAAACTGCCCGGGACCAGATGATTGGCAAGGATCTTCCAGACGGTGGCAACAGGAATGGGAGCAGCGCCCAGTGAAATACCGGCACTGACGACGATAAGGATCGTCAGTACCAGCAGGATCGGCACACATATACGTCTAATGAAAGTCAAGACTTACAGACTTTGCGGATGAAAGGCTTGGGCCAGCCGGGCGATGGCATCGATATTGCGCGGTCCCGGCGTTGCCTCGACATAGTCAAGCACAACGAAACGATCATTTTTCACGGCGTCGATATTCTGGAAGGCAGGGTTATGCTTCATATAATCGATCTTCTGCTGCGCGGTCACCTCGCCATAGTTGACGATGATAATCACCTGCGGATTCCGCTCGATCACCGGTTCCCATGACACTTCCGTCCAGCTTTTCTGCACGTCATCCATGATATTGACGCCGCCAGCAGCTTCGATCATCGCGGTCGGAATGCCGAAGCGGCCTGATGTGAACGGCTTCTGTTCACCGGAATCATAGACAAAAACGGTTGCTGGCTTGTCGGCTTGACTGATTTTGGCCTGGATTTTCGCCAATTGCTGGCGATAGCCTGCAACCAATGCGTCTGCCCTGTCTTCGACCCGGAATATCCGGCCCAAATTGATGAGGTCAATGAACATATCGTCCATGGTTGGCTTGGCCTTGGCCATGATGTGAATGCAGCTTTCGGTCAGTTCATAGACCTTGATGCCCAATGGGCTGAGGGTGTCTGGCGTCACCTCGCCGCCGACCTTCATGCCATAATTCCAGCCGGCGAAATAGAAATCCGCATTGGCATTGAGCAGGACTTCCTTGCTCGGATATTTCGGCGATAGTTCCGGCAATTGGCTGACGCCGTCGCGCAATTTTTCGTCCAGCGTCTTCCAGCCGGAGACCCCAGTATAGCCGACCATATGGTCCTGTAATTTCAGCGCCAGCATCATTTCGGTCAGGTTGACGTCATTGGAAACGGCGCGTTGCGGGGCTGTATCAAAGGTAACCTCACGGTTACAGCTCTTGACGGTCACGGGTTCCGCTGCGGCTGCGGTGAGGTTGACTGCTGCAAGAAAGGTTGAGAGCGCGAAAGTGAGAAGAGCGTTTTTCATAAATGGTCCAATGGGTTGCAGATCAGGCACTGAGCGCGAAGGAAAAATTGCGGGTGGCGCCGCCATCCAGGCTGTGGACATGAGTTTGAACGGTGAAGGCTGCGGACAGATGGTCTGCGGTCAGCACATCGCGCGGACAGCCCTCGGCAATCATCTGTCCGTCCTTCAGGATGATTGCTCTTGTGGCAAAGCCTGCGGCAAGATTGATGTCATGCAGTGTGGTGACGATGGTAATGCCGAGACCACGCAGCAGATCGAGAATTTCCAATTGGTTGCGAATATCGAGATGGTTGGATGGCTCATCCAGAATGAGCAATTGCGGGTCTTGCGCCAGCGCCCTTGCGACGAGAACGCGTTGCTTTTCGCCGCCTGACAAAGTTGCAAAACCACGTCGCGCCAGATCGGTGACATGGAGGTGATCCATGGCATGCAGCGCTCTGGCTTTGTCGTCTCCGGTACCCTGCGACCTTTTCCATGCGCTTTTCTGCCAGGGAATTCGGCCCATCATGACGATATCTTCGACGGTGAAAGGAAAATCTGCTGGCATTTCCTGGACCACGACGGCGATCCGGCGAGCGACCGTCCGCGGATCGATTGTCCATAGATCCTGCCCGTCGAGCAGCACCCTGCCCTCACTGGGGCGCACGGCACGATAAAGGCAGCGCAGCAGGGATGTCTTGCCAGCGCCATTCGGGCCGATAATGGCCAGACGCTCACCAGCGGCAAGCGTAAAATCTACGTTTTTTATCAGGGATCGCGCGCCAGTTGGCCCATAGCTGAGCCCCCTCACCTCAAGTGAGGCACCATGACCGTCACAGCTCATGCAGGAGCCTGCATCGCTAAACCGGACATCAGACGTGACCCGCTTCGGGCCGGATCGTCTGAAAAAGGAACGAATGGCCACGCCTCTCGGCGGACCTGAAGTTTTATCGCTGCCATCGGAACACCCCGTCCGTTGCGGTTGAACATCTAAATGGCAGGTCTCCTGGCTTGCGGGTCGCTGTTGGCCTGCGCCTTCCCGGCTTATCGCCAGTGGCATCGTGCAGGCCCACTCGCCGCTCACAGTTGCGGGGGCAGCCACGGTTTCGGTCCCTTTTGGGTAAGCCTCACCGTATTCCCTTTTCAGCCGCAGCCTTCTTTGCAAGGCCACAGCACCATTTGGATCTATCACTGACATGGGTTGCGGTTCCGCACAAGTCCGTTTTCAAACTATATCGATATGATGTGTCGTTATAACGTTACCCAAACTGGGTCAAGCAATAGACTAGGAATTTGTCCGGGTGGCTGGGGGGGCTACGCCGAACAAATCCGAGAAAGCTTTAAGGAGGTAGGCTGATGAAAGAGATCTGGATACGGCCTCTTACTTACGGCCACCCATTTCAACGATTGGCGGTTCGGCGTCGGCGGGCAAGGGGCTTTGATAGGGCTGGCCCTTGCGACGGGCGACGAGATCGGCAAGTGCGGCTTCGCGTAACTGTTCGCTTTCGAAGGCGGCGCGGCCTGTGGCGGCCATGACCTTTGCCGCGGCCACCATGCCCTTGTGCGCCAGCGGACTTTTCCCCTGCGTCACCAATTGCCAGGTATGGAACGGTGTGCCGATGGCGCAGGTTGGCCCATCGGCCTGGACGGTTGGCACCACCCAGCTGACATCGCCGACATCGGTTGATCCGGTCAATAGCGGCGTGCGGTCATGGGCGGGCAGGATGAAATCGGCAAGCGGGATATCGCGCTCCGGCAGGCCCTCGAAGCGCCAGGGCGCCGACTTTTCTTCCGGCGTCAAGACGGCGCGGATTGTTTCTGCAAAAGCCCGGTCCGCCGCATCGAAAGGTGGTGGGCCGAGTTCTTCCCATGCCTCCTGCATGGCCGCCATCAGCGGACCATTGGTCAGCACGTTGGAAACGGCGCTGATCACCTGTGTTTCCAGCCGGGTTTCGGTCATCAATGCCGCGCCCTCGCCAATTTTCTTGACCCGTTCCACAAGGGTCTTCATGCCTTGCAGTTCCGGGGCGCGGATCAGATAGCGAACCTTGGCATGGGCCTGGACGACATTGGGTGAAATGCCGCCTGCATCCAGAATAGCGGCGTGTACGCGACAATCGGACGGCATATGTTCGCGCATATAATTGACGCCGACGCTCATCAGTTCCACCGCATCGAGAGCGCTACGCCCCAGATCGGGGTTTGATCCGGCATGAGCCGCCCTCCCCCGGAAAGTGAAATCAACACGGGAATTGGCAAGCGAGGTGGTGCGCTGCACGCCAGCGAAGGAGTTTGGATGCCAACTGATGGCGATATCGACACCTTCGAACGCCCCTGTCCTGACCATAAAGGCCTTGGCGGCTCCACCCTCTTCGGCCGGGCAACCATAATAGCGCACCCGTCCGGGCAAGCCCTTTTCCTTCAGCCAGTCTTTCAGGGCAGCAGCGGCCAAGAGAGCTGCGGAGCCGAGCAGGTTGTGGCCGCAGCCATGGCCGTTACCACCTGCGGCAATTGGCTTATGTTCAGCGACGCCTGCTTCTTGGCTCAGGCCGGACAGGGCATCATATTCGCCGAGAAACGCAATGATGGGACCGCCCTCCCCTGCTTCGCCCATCACGGCGGTGGGTATGCCGGCTAATTGTTCGCTGACACGAAATCCTTCGGCCTTCAGCATGGCGACATGCTCTGCGACGGACGATTCTTCCATATAGCAGGTTTCCGGCATGCCCCAGATCCGGTCGCTCAAGGCGATAAAGACAGGCGTCTTGG is a genomic window containing:
- a CDS encoding bifunctional allantoicase/(S)-ureidoglycine aminohydrolase is translated as MTENSYFTNYGGLPPQTQLLSGKAVFKTAYAVIPKGVMSDIVTSLLPHWEKTRAWIIARPMTGFSETFSQYVMEIQPGGGSTRPEPDANAQTAIFVVEGAFTLTLGSAAHNLRAGSFAFLPAGSTWTVLNTSDAPTKFHWVRKTFQPVDGLEPPPAIFTHEDEHEIAMMPNTGGAWGTTRFIDPNDIRYDFHLNIVSFQPGGIIPFMETHVMEHGLYVLEGKAVYRLNDDWVEVEAGDFMWLRAFCPQACYAGGPGRFRYLLYKDVNRHARLWS
- a CDS encoding ATPase inhibitor subunit zeta, producing MVQSVSGPDWCPKDDTTFTIRARRNVLAGFWAGERLGLRGQDLVLYAQALHVEDHRLPGDLDLVEKLHADFASAQLAISTADIHVVLRSSHQQALRDSGCTD
- a CDS encoding ABC transporter permease, producing MDFSWIGNYWPLLLTGAWQTLALLVISVVPGFVMAIGLAFAQVSGGPVARVLARGYSTFFRGTPLLIQLWLLYYGVGSLLPMIPGIRQSLIWPLLREGFFFAAVSFTLNYAAYEAEVLRGALLAVPKGELEAGRAFGMGRFTLIRRVWLPRAIRIALPTIAGEVVMQLKATPLAFTVTVMDLYAVAYKVRQDTLLVYEPLIVVTLFYLALTAIIARCFRVVEAQVPIRR
- a CDS encoding FecCD family ABC transporter permease; translated protein: MPILLVLTILIVVSAGISLGAAPIPVATVWKILANHLVPGSFTVDWPAGRVSIVWDVRFPRVLLGGLVGAGLALTGAVLQPATRNPLADPHLLGVSSGAAFGAILALLHTGMVFGLLTVPLFAFGGALLATATVGLVAGLTRSLQADRLVLSGVIVGFFFTGLGNLLVFLGDPRATQTVTFWMLGGLGLAQWQHLIYPAAVLAGGLCYLLPNARLLNALAMGDETAATLGVPVARFRLTLFVISALITGTMVAFSGAIGFVGLMVPHMVRALAGSDNVRVLPLSALTGALVLILADLVARLAVAPEDMPIGIVTGLAGCLAFLWIMRKARPGV
- a CDS encoding transporter substrate-binding domain-containing protein, whose translation is MKFFPLLLASAAFAFSAFSAQADVRFGVMNESYPPFFAKDASGKWQGWEIDLMDAVCAEMKEKCSIVELSWDGLIPALGAKKFDVIWSSMSITDERKKVIDFTDKYYNTPSRLIGMKDMKPGASADDVKGKTIGIQVSTIQSEYYKKYFSKVASEKTYQTLDEAFQDLSAGRIDYVFGDSIVLDTFVKSDAGKDCCANMGDVADDAAVLGSGVGGGLRKDDTALKAKLNSALAAVRASGKYDEITKKYFDFNIYGK
- a CDS encoding exopolysaccharide biosynthesis protein, producing the protein MMMMSRQQGPAASDDIVRGSGFLLEVLETARLRGGISIGELIGRRGRIGIAFTLLVLCLPTLVPLPGPFGMVFGTCLAFVAVQMLYGADRIWLPDFIARQTVSLKVVETMVRLGRPWVLKLESWLIAGRLPFLTGKTARMILALPILVLAVLISLPIPFGNTAPALAIVLIAIALAERDGLVVIFSLFVAAGAGVVTYYLVTAAGNLLTWAF
- a CDS encoding Lrp/AsnC family transcriptional regulator; amino-acid sequence: MDHLDRFDRQIIDIIQRNCQLKAEIIAEQIGLSLSAVQRRLKRLREEGIVKSEVAVVDRKMTGHPMVFIVGMEIERDNYDALARFRTWSERQDHIQQVYYVTGQVDLIAIITARDVEHYDDIAALIMAENPQIRRMHTNVVLRDIKLGLFVPMAK
- a CDS encoding endonuclease/exonuclease/phosphatase family protein gives rise to the protein MSSIFRLLTYNIHSCIGTDRRLDPARIADVIAATNADIVCLQEVDVGRNRTSGIDQAEVIAGYLTMQSHFHSALNVAEERYGDALLTRFPTRIIQQGMLPSRGEQRGALLVEVLIGDISVNVCVTHFGLRAGERAEQARAILGGEWLGPLLEADAPIAVAADLNAVPNSKAFKLLTARLADATKANLKSDNLSRPKPTFPSRFPFLRLDHILTSGGLNILDARVIDTPLARQASDHLPLLVTMQI
- a CDS encoding ABC transporter ATP-binding protein; protein product: MTDGGGFALEVEDIHKSFGAHAVLKGLSLRAAKGDVISIIGSSGSGKSTFLRCINFLEMPDRGRIVVNGEEIAIKIGRRGEPRPASWRQVERLRTGLGMVFQNFNLWAHRTVLENVIEAPVHVMGVKRAEAIERAEALLHKVGLYDKRDAYPAFLSGGQQQRAAIARALCVEPAVMLFDEPTSALDPELVGEVLKVIRDLAEEGRTMLIVTHEMRFARDVSSHVLFLHQGRIEEQGPPEQVFGNPFSDRCREFTGGIGA
- a CDS encoding ABC transporter permease, yielding MAVSPSIFDLLSPYPPGWGGTLLWGAGATLIISAGAFLIGLVIGIGGALGKLSGNRLLLGLLDVYTTAVRAVPELILIVGLYYAGTDGLNRLLQAFGMPMVEVNGLIAAIAVLGVVQGAYMTEVLRGAILAIPVGQSEAAKAFGMSPLLRFRRVTLPALLPNALPGLANLWMAVTKDSALVAVVGYQELALATRLAGASTKHYFLFFLAAALLYLAITLVSNLFFKLIERRVRRGQPLLS
- a CDS encoding homocysteine S-methyltransferase family protein — translated: MTKVRILDGGMSRELLRLGAELKQPEWSALALIDAPDIVRQVHAEFIAAGADVVTTNSYALVPFHIGEERFRSEGPSLIALSGELARQAADASGRKVLVAGSLPPIFGSYEPQNFDPSRVDAYLNVLVANLAPFVDVWLGETLSLIAEGEAVQKAVAATGKPFWISFTLADEAGQDAGGQPKLRSGELVEDAALWAAGSGASALLFNCSKPEVMKAAVDVAAATFREKGVSLDIGVYANAFEGEQGEAAANEGLHETRADLTDDAYCRFACDWADAGATMIGGCCGIGAAHIHQLSKALSA